GTCGGACGTGGAAAGACCATGCTCATGGACGCGTTCTACGACAGTGTTTCAGTAAGCAAGCGGCGCATCCACTTTCATCAATTCTTTGCGGATCTGCACACTCGCGCACATAGTCTCGGGTCGATGGGCGAAGCGCTGAACCAGGTGGTCGACGGGATTCGGCTCCTGTGCTTCGACGAGTTCCACATCGACGACGTCGCCGACGCACTGTTCATGACGCGAATTCTCGAGACGATCGTTGCGCAACATGTGACTGTTGTTGTCACCTCCAATGTCCCGCCGAACGAACTCCTTCCGAATCCACTTTTTCACGAGCAGTTCGTGCCCTCGATCGAGTTGATCGAGAAGGTTTGGGATGTGATCGAGTTGGGTGGAGCGGTTGATTACCGAACGCTGCGGGAACCGCGTGAGCGGGATCGACGGTTTGCGTCGGGTACTTTTCACTCCGATCCGGAAACCGTCGACCGCCGCGGTGAACCGGTCGAATTGGCAGTGGGGTCGCGCACATTGATGTGCTCTGCAATTCGCGACAGAGCTGTTTGGTTCGATTTCGATGTGCTGTGCGGTGGATCGACGTCGGCGGCCGACTACCTCGATCTGGTTACCCGCTTCGATGAATGGGTGATCCACGGCGTGCCGATTCTTTGCACCGCAACGGAATTCGCAGTGCGGCGTTTCGGGAACGTCGTCGATGTTCTGTATGACGCCGACGTGCGGTTGACGCTGTTCGCCGACGGGGACCTCGACGACGTCGCGGGCAACCTTCGTGAGGTTCCTGGACTTGCCCGGCTGTTCAGTAGGTTGTCGCTGCTTCAGCCGATGGGCGTCAAGGTGCGGTCAGAACAGTAGTCAGCGCGCTCGACAATGCTGCTTTGACATAGGGCGTGAGGTTCTCGACGAGCCGTGAGGCGATTGCGGTGGCGACCTCCGCGGGCTGCAGGGGAACGGTTGGCGATTCTGGAAGGGAAGGCTGCGGCGGCGGAGTGCTGTCCGTCATCATCGGTTGATACGTACCGTGTTTCGTGAAGTAGCCGAAAACAGAGTCGACAAATTGTTCCGGCGCATCGCGTGGTTTGGGCATGTTGCAGATGCCGTCGCCCTCAATGCACACCTCCTGGACCGGAATGTCGCCGAAGCCCGCGCGGGTACCGGACATCGTTGCACCGGGAACAACGTTCGGGATCACGGTTTCGATGCCGCCGCGCGAGTTTCGCGGGTCGGAATACAGGACGCCTGTCACCTGAGATTGGGGAATGGACCCGTCGCGGGCGATGTCGCCGAGAACGTCACCTGCAATCCGCGCACCTTGGGAATATCCGGTGATGACGACTTCGCTGCCAGGGCACTGGTTGTGAAAGGTATCAACTTCAGCATGAAGTGCCTGGACGCCGACAGCCACACTGGCGTCGTAAGTCTGGTCGCCGAGAGGCCAGAAGCTGGCTGGGTAGCTCACGGGTTTTGCGACATATCCCTGGGCGGCGTAGCGATCCGTGACAGGTTGCGTGGTTTGGCCGGTCGGATCCCACGTTCCACCAACTGCGAATACCGCGCCGGCCGGGCATGAGTTCGGTGATGCCGTCGCAGCATTAGCGGACAGCAGCGCCGTCCCCAGGGCGAAAGTGCACACCACTGACAGCGAGTATTTCCTCATCGGGCCGTCCCAATCTATCTTTTGCTCTCGTAGCTTCACGGGGAAGCTCGCGGTCCGACGCGGGTTGTTCGGTACTGAGCGCAATGGTGACGGTGTGATGAGTCCTGGAGGTATTCCTCAGGTAAATACGACGTTGCCAGTCACAAGAATGGCGGTGACAAGAACCTCGGTCACGCCCCGGGGACGTGCGGCGGGTTGTCCGGAACCATGACGGCGCCGATTGCGTTGCTGATGGGGACGGCATTGTTGCCGTTGACGTTGGATGTCAGTCCGAGAGTTGCGTAGATGACGATGGTGGTTTCAGACTGCGGTTCGTAGAGCGCAACACCGTTGTATCCGCCGTATGCCGGGTTCATGACGAGCCAACCGTCGAGGTGCACCGTCCCGAAGGTGAAGAACTTGTCGGCGGTCAGAGGTCCGAGGCCCGCGGTTGTCGGGGCCATCTGTTCGGCGAAGGCTCTGTCGGAGAGCAGTTCACCGGTTCCGAGGGCGCGAACCCATTTTCCGACGTCAGTGACTGTGGAGTTCATGTTGCCGCTGTGCAGGAAGGCCGTGGGATTCCAGAACGTCGAATCCTCGAAGACGCCGCGTTCAGTGGTGTAGCCGTGCAGGACGGGGTCGGGGATTTGTGGGTTCAGCGCAACCCGACTGTCAGTCATTCCGAGCGGATCGAAAATGCGCTGCTGCAGTAAGTCACTCAAAGATTGCCCGGTCGCCTTCTGGACAACTTCACCGAGCAGAGTCAGGTCGCTGTGTGAGTATCCGAAACTGGTGCCGGGTGCAAACAACGGTGGACGGGTATTGGCGAGATCGAGGATTTCCTGCGCGGTCCAGCCCCGGATCGGGTTGGCGTAGAAGCGCTTGTCGAATTCGGGATTGGTGACGTAGTCGGAGATTCCGGTGGTGCTGTTGGCGAGCATTCGTGGAGTGATCTGATCGGAGCGTGGAAAGCTCGGCTCCCACTTGGCAATCGGTTCGTCGAGCGGGAGAGCGCCGGACTCGTCGAGTTGGAGAAGGACAGTCGAGAGCATCGGTTCCATGGGCTGCCCGACGCGTACTTGCATATCGGCTGTTGCGGGAACACCGAGTGGGGATTCGCCGACAGCGCCGGTGGCCACGACGGCGTCACCTCGCCACACGCCGTACACCGCGCCGCTGAGACCGAGCTCGGTGACCTGGGCCTGGACAATGTCGGTGATCTTCTGTGATTCGGGAGTGACGGTGCTTGCAGCGGGACTGCTCGTGCCTGCGCTTGTGTCTTCGTTGGATCCGCAGGAAACAAGTGCCGCCGCGGCGAAGGCAATCACGGCGAATCGAGTTCGTCGCTGCCGTGAAGTGGACCTCATAGGGGGGGCGATCCCTTCGTGTCTTCAGCCGAAAAGGAATGTCGCAGTTGCCTGAATCTACCGTGATCGGGGCACACCCGTTGATGAAATGAAACGACTGGAGCCGACAGTAAAGCCCGGCACTTTCGTAGGTGAAGGTGCCGGGCAGTACTGGTCGAGAATTACGGAAGTAGCTGTTCGAGGAAGGTATTGCTGAAGACCTTGTGCGGATCCAGTGCATTGAAGGCGGCATTCGCGGTATCCCAGTTGTCGCTGGTGGGGACGCCGTCGCGGTAGGTCTGGGGGAGGTCGTTGTCGATGATCTGTGCGTCGGTGTACGGCTTGTCGGGGCCGAATGCCCAGCCCTTGGACCACTCGGGGCGGAAGGTGGCGTCGTTGTTGTTGTAGTGGCCGCGCATCCATTGCTCCATTTCCCGGTAGAACGCGAACATGCCGGGTGTTCCGGGGACTCCGAGGACGTTGAGCCAGATGGCGGTGTCCCATTCGGGGTGGTCGGGGCGTGGGCGCATGGCGGAGATGGTGGGGGCGCCGGCGGACGTGACTTCCACGTCGGATGGTTCGTCGAGGCCGCAGCAGCGGATTTCGACGGGTCCGTTGAGAGGGAACTGCCCGATGGACCGGTAGTACTCCATCCGGCCGTTGAACCAGTGGGTGAAGTCGTGGATGACCTGGCCGATGTTGGCGCGGGACGTGATGACAGCGCCACCGCCTTCGGTCAGGCGCAGCGTGGTGGCCCGGATGTAGAACTGAACGTCCTTGGACCACCCCCACAAGTCGTTGGAAAAGGTCGCGGCGAGACCGGCGACGGTGGTGGCGTACATAATCTGGCCGAATGCCGGTGCGATACCAGGATTTCCGGAGTTGATCTGCCCGATCATGTCGGTGACCGGTTCGGGGAGGTTGTCGGAGAAGATGTAGTTGTACGGTCCGGTCACCTCGCGGGAGAAGCGAGGCTTTTCGGGGGCGAGGGACCACACCTTCATCCAGGGTCGTTCGGTGAAGGGGTACCAAATTGCTTCTGCGCGACCGTTTTCGCGGACGAACTTCTCGAAGGTGCGTCCGGAGGCGCCGCGAGCGCCGAAGAGTTCCTGCCAACCGATGTCCGTGTAGCTGACACAGCGCATGCGGTAGTTGGGTGCCGCTTGCAGTGTGACGGAGGTGAGGAAGGTGCGGCCGAGGTGGGTCAGGAGTGGCTTGATGGCGGCGTCGGCCCGCGAGTAGGTCTTGAGCGCGTATTCACTGCCGTTCCAGACCACTGCGGTCAGGGAGGTGACGAGGTTGGAGAGAGAACCGAAAGTTTGTCCGGGAACGTGTGGTTCGCCTTCCGCAGGCAGGGCTGCGCCGTGGGCGTCGACGGCGAGAGATCCTGCGATGGACAGGACGCCGGGTGCCGGGAGGTTGGCGAATCCGAGGCCCTGAGCCTGAAGTGCGGTGGTGATGGCGTCGAGGGTGGCACCGGGTCCTGCGGTGACCGTCGCCGGTGATCCACCGGCATCGACGTTGACCCAGTTCAGATGGACCATGGTGTCGGCGAGGATGACTTTGTCGATGGAAGCGCCGTTCACCACAGTCAGGGGTGTCCAGCCGTGCATGGCACCGCGGGGGCGAATGGTGTAACCGTTGGCATGTCCCCAGTTGGCCAGGCGTACTACGTCTTCGGGCGTTTTGGGAGCGCAGGTCCAGATGGTGTCGAGCATGATCTCTTTGGACCAGTTCTGGTACGCCTGCTGGTAGAGCGCGATGCCTTCGGGGAATGCGGGCGGCGGTGTGAGGGTCGGTACCGGGCCACCCGCGGAGCCGGAAGAGCCGGCGGGGACGGCGTAGGCCGGTGTCCAGCCGGCGAATGCGGTCGCGGCTACGGCTCCGGCTCCGGCGGCCATGAAACCTCGTCGGGACAGTCGGAACTTTTCGTCTTGTGCCGTCATCTTCGGACTACTCCATCGGGTTCGAGAACTACAGTGAGTTCAAAAGGTGGATCTCAGGCAAGAGTGAGAACTACGTCAGCTAGTGCGGGGGCATCGCGCTCCGCGACAAATGCGGAGATCAACAGTTGCCCTTCGCCTTTCCAGATTCGGATGCTCAGGTTCTCACCCGGGAAAACCACCCCGGCAAA
The nucleotide sequence above comes from Rhodococcus sp. KBS0724. Encoded proteins:
- the zapE gene encoding cell division protein ZapE, with the translated sequence MRLGEEQLSARASLDALQERISIGGGGGGIYLWGGVGRGKTMLMDAFYDSVSVSKRRIHFHQFFADLHTRAHSLGSMGEALNQVVDGIRLLCFDEFHIDDVADALFMTRILETIVAQHVTVVVTSNVPPNELLPNPLFHEQFVPSIELIEKVWDVIELGGAVDYRTLREPRERDRRFASGTFHSDPETVDRRGEPVELAVGSRTLMCSAIRDRAVWFDFDVLCGGSTSAADYLDLVTRFDEWVIHGVPILCTATEFAVRRFGNVVDVLYDADVRLTLFADGDLDDVAGNLREVPGLARLFSRLSLLQPMGVKVRSEQ
- a CDS encoding PE-PPE domain-containing protein; translated protein: MRKYSLSVVCTFALGTALLSANAATASPNSCPAGAVFAVGGTWDPTGQTTQPVTDRYAAQGYVAKPVSYPASFWPLGDQTYDASVAVGVQALHAEVDTFHNQCPGSEVVITGYSQGARIAGDVLGDIARDGSIPQSQVTGVLYSDPRNSRGGIETVIPNVVPGATMSGTRAGFGDIPVQEVCIEGDGICNMPKPRDAPEQFVDSVFGYFTKHGTYQPMMTDSTPPPQPSLPESPTVPLQPAEVATAIASRLVENLTPYVKAALSSALTTVLTAP
- a CDS encoding serine hydrolase, with translation MRSTSRQRRTRFAVIAFAAAALVSCGSNEDTSAGTSSPAASTVTPESQKITDIVQAQVTELGLSGAVYGVWRGDAVVATGAVGESPLGVPATADMQVRVGQPMEPMLSTVLLQLDESGALPLDEPIAKWEPSFPRSDQITPRMLANSTTGISDYVTNPEFDKRFYANPIRGWTAQEILDLANTRPPLFAPGTSFGYSHSDLTLLGEVVQKATGQSLSDLLQQRIFDPLGMTDSRVALNPQIPDPVLHGYTTERGVFEDSTFWNPTAFLHSGNMNSTVTDVGKWVRALGTGELLSDRAFAEQMAPTTAGLGPLTADKFFTFGTVHLDGWLVMNPAYGGYNGVALYEPQSETTIVIYATLGLTSNVNGNNAVPISNAIGAVMVPDNPPHVPGA
- a CDS encoding cholesterol oxidase substrate-binding domain-containing protein gives rise to the protein MTAQDEKFRLSRRGFMAAGAGAVAATAFAGWTPAYAVPAGSSGSAGGPVPTLTPPPAFPEGIALYQQAYQNWSKEIMLDTIWTCAPKTPEDVVRLANWGHANGYTIRPRGAMHGWTPLTVVNGASIDKVILADTMVHLNWVNVDAGGSPATVTAGPGATLDAITTALQAQGLGFANLPAPGVLSIAGSLAVDAHGAALPAEGEPHVPGQTFGSLSNLVTSLTAVVWNGSEYALKTYSRADAAIKPLLTHLGRTFLTSVTLQAAPNYRMRCVSYTDIGWQELFGARGASGRTFEKFVRENGRAEAIWYPFTERPWMKVWSLAPEKPRFSREVTGPYNYIFSDNLPEPVTDMIGQINSGNPGIAPAFGQIMYATTVAGLAATFSNDLWGWSKDVQFYIRATTLRLTEGGGAVITSRANIGQVIHDFTHWFNGRMEYYRSIGQFPLNGPVEIRCCGLDEPSDVEVTSAGAPTISAMRPRPDHPEWDTAIWLNVLGVPGTPGMFAFYREMEQWMRGHYNNNDATFRPEWSKGWAFGPDKPYTDAQIIDNDLPQTYRDGVPTSDNWDTANAAFNALDPHKVFSNTFLEQLLP